Within the Glycine max cultivar Williams 82 chromosome 12, Glycine_max_v4.0, whole genome shotgun sequence genome, the region CGACTCCGACGGAGCTTCCGATCCGGCAGATTCCGGGAAGCTACGGGTTCCCGTTGCTGGGCCCCATCTCGGATCGGCTTGACTACTTCTGGTTCCAGAAGCCAGAGAGCTTCTTCAGAAAGCGAGTGGAGAAATACAAGAGCACCGTGTTCCGCACCAATGTTCCTCCCTCCTTCCCCTTCTTCGTTAACGTTAATCCCAACGTAATCGCGGTTCTCGACGTGAAATCATTCTCCCACCTCTTCGACATGGACCTCGTCGACAAGAAGGATGTTCTCGTCGGAGACTTTGTCCCCAGCGTCGCCTTCACCGGAAACATGAGAGTCGGCGTTTACCAGGACACTACCGAACCTCAACATTCCAAGGTACACttcttcatttattaatttattccttcaatttcgtttctgaattatgaatttttacaaTTTAGGTGAACATTGAAGAaattcaactttaatttttcGGTCACTGATTTTCACTGTAGAGGAGTAATAATATCAACTAAGAAAATAAAGGTGCACCATAGGTTTTTCTATTATCGTTTTATGTGAGGGGAGATTGGGAATTTAGACGTTGCACGCatagaaacaaaacaaattgagaagaaaagaagCGTGTTAGGAAggaaacaaaaagtatgtacatATGTTCAGCACTGTAGGGACTACGAAGTGTGACGTCGTTTTCAAGTCCTTTCTTCGAGTTACAATGCCTAGCTCGTTAACTGGATTATTATCATGTGGTGTGCAATGAAGCAGGGTCAGTTTCAGTTGCCCTCTTTGTATTGGGTATAGAATGTGAATCTTGTCTttaggatattaattaaaaaattaagagataaaatatttatcataaaaatcatatgagaatataaaaaaaaatcattaataatataattttatatattttaataaaaaaatttcttttgttaGTTCTTTAACCAATGCACTGAAGGCTCTAGTTAGCAGTCATAGATTATAATTTAAAGTTGGAgtataatgaaagaaaaaaaacataaatatttatttttgtctttaaatttATTAGGCGGTTTACATTAAGAtccctaaaagataaaaaattaatgtctcatCCCCAAATTTGTAAGAAGTGTAACAAATTAGTCCTACCGTTAGTTTTCTTTGTTAGACATATAATGTAAGAGTTGCTAATAATTTCATGCAATATGagacttaattgaaaatttaaaactgCTTTCTAGGGaccaaaatgataataaatgttaagtttaaggactaaaatgttAGTAAGTGGTTAAATTCATGAACTAAAATGACGGATAAGTTACTAAATTTAgagaccaaataaaaaaattaactttttaacatTTGTCAACCATGTGAATTACACGTTACAACTGTCAGGTGTCACATCATCACTAGAAGTGTCATATAGacacaataaattaatttgttcacTTTTTGCAAATTTGAggatacaattttaattttccatCTTTGAGGGACTTAATTGCTACAGCCTAACagatttaagaaagaaaatgaaatatttacccaagaaaaaaagaaggaaaaattgcaCTTGCCTTCTTTCTACCAAGGACAAAACCTAAATAGAGCTTCATAATCAATTAGAACCAAAGTTCTATCtccataatttttataatttataatggtTGACAAAGTGGTAACGACTTTTGTTCATTAACTAAGTAGTTTAGTTGATCtcgtatataaaataaattatgttaaggaaaaaatatttattttgtgtgcTCCCATAATctccaacaaaaattaattattgttttagcaTGTACAACTTTGTACTAATACCaaatgattagaaaaaaaattataattctttgATACAAACTTTTTATTAgatatagattatttaaataaaactctaaTTGTGATTGTTGAACCACACATATAATACTTAAGCAATCGTATTTAAAATCTGTACTTTCCACAGTCAAAAAAAGATTTGTACTTTCCTAAATGACCTAATGCTCTAGCATTTAGAAAACACTTACCTCCCATAAATAGCACCGGAGAAGGAGTGTATgcgtaattttattaaataaagcaAAGTCtgtgtaattttattaaattggaGGAGTATAATTTAATAGGACTTTTGACGAAGTGAGTGcaatatttccaaaaaaaaaaaaaagaaactaagtTTAGGGTAATTGGTGGAGATAAATGTTAGTTGCATGTACATtttcctaaaaatatatatccatCTAAATTGAGTTAGACAAATTttgcaatttgaatttctgtttttcacaaaaaaagaggctaagtttaGGGGTAGGTAAGAGATTTTGTTTGTGTGAACTATACGTTCTAAGAAAGttgaagtttgattttttgaaTGGTTTAAATTTAGTATAGTATTAGAGTAAAAAACTTATATTGATTTCTAATAATATGTTAACACATCAATAAGAAGGTACGatttttagataataaaaaaaattgctgacttttttaatataaatttaataatgtaaaagtAAGTCAATCATAAACTAAAGAAAGTacattttaaatgtattttttcatCTAGATTAATATAACCCACGTTTTATTTTGAGAGCTAATTTAATTATTCACTCTGTTAGCGCAAAGAATTTTGATTGTTGAGTAAACACACTAATTAATATTGAGAATAAAAGATCAGTgagtccccaaaataatgaatgTCGCATTTTCGTGTTTAATTTTGGAAGGCTTTGcactattgatccatgattaaGAGCTACGAATCAATCACTCAtcagcaataacattcataaaAATTTGATTGTGTAGTTGATTCATGCTGCATGCAGGTGAAGAACTACATCATGGATATTCTGAAAAGAAGCTCAGGCATATGGGTATCAGAACTAGAATCAAACCTAGACACACTGTGGGACAACATCGAAGCATCACTCTCGAAATCCTCATCAGTTTCGTACCTTTTCCCGTTACAACAGTTTCTCTTCACGTTCCTCTGCAAAGTCCTTGCCGGTGCAGACCCTGCACGTGACCCTAAAATCGCAGAGTCAGGCTATTCCATGCTTAATAGTTGGCTCGCTCTTCAGCTGCTCCCCACAGTCAGCGTGGGCATCCTTCAACCCCTGGAAGAAATCTTCCTCCACTCCTTTGCCTACCCTTTCTTCCTCGTCGGTGGAAACTACAACAACCTCTACAACTTCATCAAGCAACAAGGTTTCctacttttatttctcttattaatttgcccacatttttttttaattaatgttgcaTAGTTAGTAATTAATAATGGTTACCAATTAGGTTTTATGGTTGTTCTTTATCTTCCTATCATGATTAATTTGTGATTTTagctgttttttttcttctaaaattaattttttaattattataatcatttttttaatctaaaatcacAAAAGAGATTGCTTGGTTGACATCAAATCAAGagaaaagaagatttttttaaatttttttttgagtctcacatttttatttttctattttaatttaaatatttttttctctcttctcttctctccaaTCAAATAATCCCACAATTTGATTGAGTGTAAGAATGGACTTTGACAACAAAATGATTTGAATGATTtagcagcaaaaaaaaaattttattttaaagattcaggatataattaattaaagtgtgTGAAACTATTGTATTTACAGTTTtacatcatttaataaaattttataaaatataaaattaagcaATTATAGAAAGTTCTTTTTTGTAAGATAAAATTtaagtgtaatatttttaacattttaatagtATATTCTAATgcaatctttttaaaatttaaattattaaaaaatataaatattatattatataaatatatttttaattggttttaaaattacttttttattaaattatttaaattttttaagagtttattaaattaatttttttaataagaaaataatattattaaatataattattttgttatattatttaattttttaggtgaatattttttaaaaaaatttgaattttatctaataatatatttattttagtaaaaaaattaaaacttttaatattatttttttactaaatataatttgtttgtttatgttattagatttaattaaaaacgaTAGTTTtagtttaacaatttatttatagaaaaacattatattacattatcaataaaatatttaaacaatcacatttttttaagaaaaaaacttaaagaTAAAGATATGTTAAGACAATTGTTTGTGTTGTTatgttttcgaaaaattcacatttttttttctactttctcGTTCATTCATGTTGTGTCCATCTTAATAGGAATACGAGTTAAAAAAGGACGATGCTTTGCAATCCTCTCTCCTTGGATCAAAATCTCTCTAATCTCCTTCATATTCTTGCTACTGATTTCTTGtaacaaataataatgtatattggaaattttttttgaaagaggtgtaTTATGAGAATTTTGAAGAGAGAGAGtatattttggtaaaaaaaccaCAATTTTACATGATTTCCTTGAAGTGATAAATGTAGTAGTAGattacatcatcatcatcatgcacccataaacaaatcaaatcatgaagattGGTTAACCAAGAATCCTTGCTTAAACAGGCAAGGACACTATAAACCGGGGCGCAATCGGGTTCGGGTTAACCGAAGAAGAAGCCATCCACAATTTGCTCTTCGTGCTGGGCTTCAACTCCTACGGCGGATTCTCCATTTTTCTCCCCTCTCTGATCGATGCCATAGCCAGCAACTCCGCATTGCAGGAGAAGCTTAAAAAAGAAGCGAGAGAAAAGGGCGGGTCAACGCTGACCTTCGACTCGGTCAAAGAGATGGACCTGATCCAATCCGTGGTCTACGAAACGCTGCGCATGAACCCTCCGGTTCCACTCCAGTACGGTCGAGCCCGAAAGGACTTCCGGTTGAGTTCGCACGACTCGGTCTTCCACGTCAAGAAGGGCGAGTTGCTGTGCGGCTTTCAGAAGCTCGTCATGAGGGACTCCGTTATATTCGACGAACCGGACCGGTTCAAGCCGGACCGGTTCACCCAAGAGAAAGGGGCCCAGTTGTTGAACTACTTGTATTGGTCCAATGGGCCTCAGACCGGGTCGCCCAGTGTGTCCAATAAACAGTGCGCGGGTAAGGACGTTGTCACACTCACCGCGGCTTTGATTGTGGCGTACCTTTTTCGCAGGTATGATTCCATCCAAGGGGATGGCAGTTCCATCACTGCCCTTCAAAAGACCAAG harbors:
- the LOC100784395 gene encoding fatty acid hydroperoxide lyase, chloroplastic gives rise to the protein MSLPPPSLVTAATPTELPIRQIPGSYGFPLLGPISDRLDYFWFQKPESFFRKRVEKYKSTVFRTNVPPSFPFFVNVNPNVIAVLDVKSFSHLFDMDLVDKKDVLVGDFVPSVAFTGNMRVGVYQDTTEPQHSKVKNYIMDILKRSSGIWVSELESNLDTLWDNIEASLSKSSSVSYLFPLQQFLFTFLCKVLAGADPARDPKIAESGYSMLNSWLALQLLPTVSVGILQPLEEIFLHSFAYPFFLVGGNYNNLYNFIKQQGKDTINRGAIGFGLTEEEAIHNLLFVLGFNSYGGFSIFLPSLIDAIASNSALQEKLKKEAREKGGSTLTFDSVKEMDLIQSVVYETLRMNPPVPLQYGRARKDFRLSSHDSVFHVKKGELLCGFQKLVMRDSVIFDEPDRFKPDRFTQEKGAQLLNYLYWSNGPQTGSPSVSNKQCAGKDVVTLTAALIVAYLFRRYDSIQGDGSSITALQKTK